The following proteins are co-located in the Manihot esculenta cultivar AM560-2 chromosome 9, M.esculenta_v8, whole genome shotgun sequence genome:
- the LOC110623413 gene encoding transcription factor LHW isoform X5 — protein sequence MEDYPVELLVADMSHLQYALGEGVVGRVAFTRVHCWVSFSNIFTGDVQLIPKQCPEEWLLQFASGIKTILLVPVLPHGVLQLGSLEEVAEDVNVVANVKGRFFNLHSVTGDASTSPLKEEFQAEPSCPLVSCAISIESLNAPSTTAFTSVETKDLNHSIAVTKVKLNNKNLSSASQVQPLITIEDSFMPDGKDLLEASLQYERENRIYVPPISPAEISAPSVSINASQLEIAESKLFELSCLMEELKAYPDCNEYNLGMPGEFSNGIMSSYPAGGIVGEPSGGKATMDTNTFPEDSELHKVLGPRQTNERLWDSSFLAEYTCGTSCFTCNKDPSKKTEASWFAREGDAGYLLEAVVANACSGSDDTSITSDSFKSSTTLSGNFAASSKPQNHSKASTLVKNDSTPWNHLRSACVIGSKNSDNPSSTLRSMMDTIFNKEQHERVSDRAHFQKGHKATVSKRRAKPADNQRPRPRDRQLIQDRVKELRDLVPNGAKCSIDGLLDRTIRHMLYLQSVTDQAEKLRQCMHKELDGDEDWSSYDTKENCQSGTSWAYEFGNEFLACPILVEDLACPGHMLIEMLCNENCLFLEIAQVIRGLELTILKGVLESRSNNTWARFVVEASKGFHRLDIFWPLMQLLQRKRSPISSKI from the exons ATGGAGGATTATCCAGTTGAACTTCTTGTGGCTGACATGTCACATCTTCAGTATGCCTTGGGAGAGGG ggTTGTTGGCAGAGTTGCTTTTACAAGGGTCCATTGCTGGGTTTCCTTCAGCAATATTTTCACTGGTGATGTCCAGTTAATTCCCAAG CAGTGTCCAGAAGAATGGCTACTTCAGTTTGCATCAGGTATCAAG ACTATTTTGCTGGTACCAGTGCTTCCACATGGTGTTTTGCAACTAGGGTCCTTAGAAGAG GTTGCTGAAGATGTCAATGTAGTAGCGAATGTCAAAGGTAGATTCTTTAACCTTCACAGTGTAACAGGAGATGCTTCAACTTCCCCCTTAAAGGAGGAATTTCAAGCTGAGCCATCATGCCCACTCGTATCTTGTGCCATTTCCATTGAAAGCTTGAATGCACCATCTACTACTGCATTTACATCAGTGGAGACCAAAGATTTAAATCATTCAATAGCTGTGACCAAAGtcaagttaaataataaaaatttgtcCTCTGCAAGTCAAGTTCAACCCCTGATAACTATTGAAGATTCATTTATGCCAGATGGAAAAGATCTGCTAGAAGCTTCTCTTCAGTATGAAAGAGAAAATAGGATTTATGTGCCACCTATTAGTCCTGCTGAAATATCAGCTCCAAGTGTATCTATAAATGCCAGCCAACTGGAGATTGCGGAGAGCAAGCTGTTTGAGCTGTCTTGTCTGATGGAAGAACTGAAGGCATATCCTGACTGTAATGAGTACAATTTGGGAATGCCTGGAGAATTCTCTAATGGAATTATGAGTTCTTATCCTGCTGGTGGAATAGTAGGGGAACCATCTGGAGGCAAGGCTACTATGGATACAAATACATTTCCTGAGGACAGTGAATTGCATAAAGTGCTTGGACCGAGACAGACCAATGAAAGGTTGTGGGATTCATCTTTCTTGGCTGAGTATACCTGTGGCACCTCATGTTTCACCTGCAACAAAGATCCAAGTAAAAAAACTGAGGCATCTTGGTTTGCTAGAGAAGGTGATGCTGGATATCTGTTGGAAGCTGTCGTTGCCAATGCATGTAGTGGTTCAGATGACACTTCTATTACATCTGATAGTTTCAAGTCATCTACTACTTTGTCAGGAAACTTTGCTGCGTCCTCTAAACCTCAAAACCATTCAAAAGCAAGTACCTTGGTGAAGAATGATTCTACACCATGGAACCATCTTAGATCAGCATGTGTTATCGGGAGCAAGAACTCTGATAATCCTTCAAGTACTTTAAGGAGCATGATGGACACAATTTTTAACAAGGAACAGCATGAAAGAGTATCTGACAGAGCACATTTTCAGAAAGGGCATAAAGCAACTGTCAGCAAAAGAAGGGCCAAACCTGCTGATAACCAAAGGCCAAGACCAAGGGATAGACAGCTGATTCAAGATCGGGTGAAGGAGTTGCGAGATCTTGTTCCCAATGGGGCAAAG TGTAGCATTGATGGACTTTTGGATCGAACCATAAGGCACATGCTGTATTTACAAAGTGTAACTGATCAGGCTGAGAAGTTGAGGCAATGCATGCATAAGGAG CTTGATGGTGACGAGGATTGGAGTTCTTACGATACCAAGGAAAACTGCCAAAGTGGAACAAGCTGGGCGTACGAATTTGGAAATGAGTTCCTAGCCTGCCCTATACTTGTGGAAGATCTTGCATGTCCTGGACACATGCTCATTGAG ATGCTTTGTAATGAGAACTGCCTCTTCTTAGAGATTGCCCAAGTGATTCGGGGCTTAGAGTTGACCATCTTGAAGGGCGTACTGGAAAGCCGATCAAACAACACATGGGCTAGGTTTGTTGTAGAG GCTTCCAAGGGATTCCACAGACTGGATATCTTCTGGCCTCTGATGCAGCTTCTGCAGCGCAAAAGGAGTCCTATCTCGAGCAAGATTTGA
- the LOC110623413 gene encoding transcription factor LHW isoform X2 translates to MGTTALRQLLKSLCHDSLWHYAVLWKLRHESPAILSWEDGYFNYPKPREFVESCKGATDIFSPQFETNTSSSSMEDYPVELLVADMSHLQYALGEGVVGRVAFTRVHCWVSFSNIFTGDVQLIPKCPEEWLLQFASGIKTILLVPVLPHGVLQLGSLEEVAEDVNVVANVKGRFFNLHSVTGDASTSPLKEEFQAEPSCPLVSCAISIESLNAPSTTAFTSVETKDLNHSIAVTKVKLNNKNLSSASQVQPLITIEDSFMPDGKDLLEASLQYERENRIYVPPISPAEISAPSVSINASQLEIAESKLFELSCLMEELKAYPDCNEYNLGMPGEFSNGIMSSYPAGGIVGEPSGGKATMDTNTFPEDSELHKVLGPRQTNERLWDSSFLAEYTCGTSCFTCNKDPSKKTEASWFAREGDAGYLLEAVVANACSGSDDTSITSDSFKSSTTLSGNFAASSKPQNHSKASTLVKNDSTPWNHLRSACVIGSKNSDNPSSTLRSMMDTIFNKEQHERVSDRAHFQKGHKATVSKRRAKPADNQRPRPRDRQLIQDRVKELRDLVPNGAKCSIDGLLDRTIRHMLYLQSVTDQAEKLRQCMHKELDGDEDWSSYDTKENCQSGTSWAYEFGNEFLACPILVEDLACPGHMLIEMLCNENCLFLEIAQVIRGLELTILKGVLESRSNNTWARFVVEASKGFHRLDIFWPLMQLLQRKRSPISSKI, encoded by the exons ATGGGAACTACTGCTTTGAGGCAGCTGTTGAAAAGTCTTTGCCATGATTCACTCTGGCATTATGCCGTGCTATGGAAGCTTAGGCATGAGAGCCCAGC GATTTTGAGTTGGGAAGATGGGTACTTTAATTATCCAAAACCAAGAGAATTTGTGGAAAGCTGCAAGGGTGCAACTGATATATTTTCTCCTCAGTTTGAAACAAACACATCCAGTAGTAGCATGGAGGATTATCCAGTTGAACTTCTTGTGGCTGACATGTCACATCTTCAGTATGCCTTGGGAGAGGG ggTTGTTGGCAGAGTTGCTTTTACAAGGGTCCATTGCTGGGTTTCCTTCAGCAATATTTTCACTGGTGATGTCCAGTTAATTCCCAAG TGTCCAGAAGAATGGCTACTTCAGTTTGCATCAGGTATCAAG ACTATTTTGCTGGTACCAGTGCTTCCACATGGTGTTTTGCAACTAGGGTCCTTAGAAGAG GTTGCTGAAGATGTCAATGTAGTAGCGAATGTCAAAGGTAGATTCTTTAACCTTCACAGTGTAACAGGAGATGCTTCAACTTCCCCCTTAAAGGAGGAATTTCAAGCTGAGCCATCATGCCCACTCGTATCTTGTGCCATTTCCATTGAAAGCTTGAATGCACCATCTACTACTGCATTTACATCAGTGGAGACCAAAGATTTAAATCATTCAATAGCTGTGACCAAAGtcaagttaaataataaaaatttgtcCTCTGCAAGTCAAGTTCAACCCCTGATAACTATTGAAGATTCATTTATGCCAGATGGAAAAGATCTGCTAGAAGCTTCTCTTCAGTATGAAAGAGAAAATAGGATTTATGTGCCACCTATTAGTCCTGCTGAAATATCAGCTCCAAGTGTATCTATAAATGCCAGCCAACTGGAGATTGCGGAGAGCAAGCTGTTTGAGCTGTCTTGTCTGATGGAAGAACTGAAGGCATATCCTGACTGTAATGAGTACAATTTGGGAATGCCTGGAGAATTCTCTAATGGAATTATGAGTTCTTATCCTGCTGGTGGAATAGTAGGGGAACCATCTGGAGGCAAGGCTACTATGGATACAAATACATTTCCTGAGGACAGTGAATTGCATAAAGTGCTTGGACCGAGACAGACCAATGAAAGGTTGTGGGATTCATCTTTCTTGGCTGAGTATACCTGTGGCACCTCATGTTTCACCTGCAACAAAGATCCAAGTAAAAAAACTGAGGCATCTTGGTTTGCTAGAGAAGGTGATGCTGGATATCTGTTGGAAGCTGTCGTTGCCAATGCATGTAGTGGTTCAGATGACACTTCTATTACATCTGATAGTTTCAAGTCATCTACTACTTTGTCAGGAAACTTTGCTGCGTCCTCTAAACCTCAAAACCATTCAAAAGCAAGTACCTTGGTGAAGAATGATTCTACACCATGGAACCATCTTAGATCAGCATGTGTTATCGGGAGCAAGAACTCTGATAATCCTTCAAGTACTTTAAGGAGCATGATGGACACAATTTTTAACAAGGAACAGCATGAAAGAGTATCTGACAGAGCACATTTTCAGAAAGGGCATAAAGCAACTGTCAGCAAAAGAAGGGCCAAACCTGCTGATAACCAAAGGCCAAGACCAAGGGATAGACAGCTGATTCAAGATCGGGTGAAGGAGTTGCGAGATCTTGTTCCCAATGGGGCAAAG TGTAGCATTGATGGACTTTTGGATCGAACCATAAGGCACATGCTGTATTTACAAAGTGTAACTGATCAGGCTGAGAAGTTGAGGCAATGCATGCATAAGGAG CTTGATGGTGACGAGGATTGGAGTTCTTACGATACCAAGGAAAACTGCCAAAGTGGAACAAGCTGGGCGTACGAATTTGGAAATGAGTTCCTAGCCTGCCCTATACTTGTGGAAGATCTTGCATGTCCTGGACACATGCTCATTGAG ATGCTTTGTAATGAGAACTGCCTCTTCTTAGAGATTGCCCAAGTGATTCGGGGCTTAGAGTTGACCATCTTGAAGGGCGTACTGGAAAGCCGATCAAACAACACATGGGCTAGGTTTGTTGTAGAG GCTTCCAAGGGATTCCACAGACTGGATATCTTCTGGCCTCTGATGCAGCTTCTGCAGCGCAAAAGGAGTCCTATCTCGAGCAAGATTTGA
- the LOC110623413 gene encoding transcription factor LHW isoform X1, with translation MGTTALRQLLKSLCHDSLWHYAVLWKLRHESPAILSWEDGYFNYPKPREFVESCKGATDIFSPQFETNTSSSSMEDYPVELLVADMSHLQYALGEGVVGRVAFTRVHCWVSFSNIFTGDVQLIPKQCPEEWLLQFASGIKTILLVPVLPHGVLQLGSLEEVAEDVNVVANVKGRFFNLHSVTGDASTSPLKEEFQAEPSCPLVSCAISIESLNAPSTTAFTSVETKDLNHSIAVTKVKLNNKNLSSASQVQPLITIEDSFMPDGKDLLEASLQYERENRIYVPPISPAEISAPSVSINASQLEIAESKLFELSCLMEELKAYPDCNEYNLGMPGEFSNGIMSSYPAGGIVGEPSGGKATMDTNTFPEDSELHKVLGPRQTNERLWDSSFLAEYTCGTSCFTCNKDPSKKTEASWFAREGDAGYLLEAVVANACSGSDDTSITSDSFKSSTTLSGNFAASSKPQNHSKASTLVKNDSTPWNHLRSACVIGSKNSDNPSSTLRSMMDTIFNKEQHERVSDRAHFQKGHKATVSKRRAKPADNQRPRPRDRQLIQDRVKELRDLVPNGAKCSIDGLLDRTIRHMLYLQSVTDQAEKLRQCMHKELDGDEDWSSYDTKENCQSGTSWAYEFGNEFLACPILVEDLACPGHMLIEMLCNENCLFLEIAQVIRGLELTILKGVLESRSNNTWARFVVEASKGFHRLDIFWPLMQLLQRKRSPISSKI, from the exons ATGGGAACTACTGCTTTGAGGCAGCTGTTGAAAAGTCTTTGCCATGATTCACTCTGGCATTATGCCGTGCTATGGAAGCTTAGGCATGAGAGCCCAGC GATTTTGAGTTGGGAAGATGGGTACTTTAATTATCCAAAACCAAGAGAATTTGTGGAAAGCTGCAAGGGTGCAACTGATATATTTTCTCCTCAGTTTGAAACAAACACATCCAGTAGTAGCATGGAGGATTATCCAGTTGAACTTCTTGTGGCTGACATGTCACATCTTCAGTATGCCTTGGGAGAGGG ggTTGTTGGCAGAGTTGCTTTTACAAGGGTCCATTGCTGGGTTTCCTTCAGCAATATTTTCACTGGTGATGTCCAGTTAATTCCCAAG CAGTGTCCAGAAGAATGGCTACTTCAGTTTGCATCAGGTATCAAG ACTATTTTGCTGGTACCAGTGCTTCCACATGGTGTTTTGCAACTAGGGTCCTTAGAAGAG GTTGCTGAAGATGTCAATGTAGTAGCGAATGTCAAAGGTAGATTCTTTAACCTTCACAGTGTAACAGGAGATGCTTCAACTTCCCCCTTAAAGGAGGAATTTCAAGCTGAGCCATCATGCCCACTCGTATCTTGTGCCATTTCCATTGAAAGCTTGAATGCACCATCTACTACTGCATTTACATCAGTGGAGACCAAAGATTTAAATCATTCAATAGCTGTGACCAAAGtcaagttaaataataaaaatttgtcCTCTGCAAGTCAAGTTCAACCCCTGATAACTATTGAAGATTCATTTATGCCAGATGGAAAAGATCTGCTAGAAGCTTCTCTTCAGTATGAAAGAGAAAATAGGATTTATGTGCCACCTATTAGTCCTGCTGAAATATCAGCTCCAAGTGTATCTATAAATGCCAGCCAACTGGAGATTGCGGAGAGCAAGCTGTTTGAGCTGTCTTGTCTGATGGAAGAACTGAAGGCATATCCTGACTGTAATGAGTACAATTTGGGAATGCCTGGAGAATTCTCTAATGGAATTATGAGTTCTTATCCTGCTGGTGGAATAGTAGGGGAACCATCTGGAGGCAAGGCTACTATGGATACAAATACATTTCCTGAGGACAGTGAATTGCATAAAGTGCTTGGACCGAGACAGACCAATGAAAGGTTGTGGGATTCATCTTTCTTGGCTGAGTATACCTGTGGCACCTCATGTTTCACCTGCAACAAAGATCCAAGTAAAAAAACTGAGGCATCTTGGTTTGCTAGAGAAGGTGATGCTGGATATCTGTTGGAAGCTGTCGTTGCCAATGCATGTAGTGGTTCAGATGACACTTCTATTACATCTGATAGTTTCAAGTCATCTACTACTTTGTCAGGAAACTTTGCTGCGTCCTCTAAACCTCAAAACCATTCAAAAGCAAGTACCTTGGTGAAGAATGATTCTACACCATGGAACCATCTTAGATCAGCATGTGTTATCGGGAGCAAGAACTCTGATAATCCTTCAAGTACTTTAAGGAGCATGATGGACACAATTTTTAACAAGGAACAGCATGAAAGAGTATCTGACAGAGCACATTTTCAGAAAGGGCATAAAGCAACTGTCAGCAAAAGAAGGGCCAAACCTGCTGATAACCAAAGGCCAAGACCAAGGGATAGACAGCTGATTCAAGATCGGGTGAAGGAGTTGCGAGATCTTGTTCCCAATGGGGCAAAG TGTAGCATTGATGGACTTTTGGATCGAACCATAAGGCACATGCTGTATTTACAAAGTGTAACTGATCAGGCTGAGAAGTTGAGGCAATGCATGCATAAGGAG CTTGATGGTGACGAGGATTGGAGTTCTTACGATACCAAGGAAAACTGCCAAAGTGGAACAAGCTGGGCGTACGAATTTGGAAATGAGTTCCTAGCCTGCCCTATACTTGTGGAAGATCTTGCATGTCCTGGACACATGCTCATTGAG ATGCTTTGTAATGAGAACTGCCTCTTCTTAGAGATTGCCCAAGTGATTCGGGGCTTAGAGTTGACCATCTTGAAGGGCGTACTGGAAAGCCGATCAAACAACACATGGGCTAGGTTTGTTGTAGAG GCTTCCAAGGGATTCCACAGACTGGATATCTTCTGGCCTCTGATGCAGCTTCTGCAGCGCAAAAGGAGTCCTATCTCGAGCAAGATTTGA
- the LOC110623413 gene encoding transcription factor LHW isoform X3 produces MGTTALRQLLKSLCHDSLWHYAVLWKLRHESPAVVGRVAFTRVHCWVSFSNIFTGDVQLIPKQCPEEWLLQFASGIKTILLVPVLPHGVLQLGSLEEVAEDVNVVANVKGRFFNLHSVTGDASTSPLKEEFQAEPSCPLVSCAISIESLNAPSTTAFTSVETKDLNHSIAVTKVKLNNKNLSSASQVQPLITIEDSFMPDGKDLLEASLQYERENRIYVPPISPAEISAPSVSINASQLEIAESKLFELSCLMEELKAYPDCNEYNLGMPGEFSNGIMSSYPAGGIVGEPSGGKATMDTNTFPEDSELHKVLGPRQTNERLWDSSFLAEYTCGTSCFTCNKDPSKKTEASWFAREGDAGYLLEAVVANACSGSDDTSITSDSFKSSTTLSGNFAASSKPQNHSKASTLVKNDSTPWNHLRSACVIGSKNSDNPSSTLRSMMDTIFNKEQHERVSDRAHFQKGHKATVSKRRAKPADNQRPRPRDRQLIQDRVKELRDLVPNGAKCSIDGLLDRTIRHMLYLQSVTDQAEKLRQCMHKELDGDEDWSSYDTKENCQSGTSWAYEFGNEFLACPILVEDLACPGHMLIEMLCNENCLFLEIAQVIRGLELTILKGVLESRSNNTWARFVVEASKGFHRLDIFWPLMQLLQRKRSPISSKI; encoded by the exons ATGGGAACTACTGCTTTGAGGCAGCTGTTGAAAAGTCTTTGCCATGATTCACTCTGGCATTATGCCGTGCTATGGAAGCTTAGGCATGAGAGCCCAGC ggTTGTTGGCAGAGTTGCTTTTACAAGGGTCCATTGCTGGGTTTCCTTCAGCAATATTTTCACTGGTGATGTCCAGTTAATTCCCAAG CAGTGTCCAGAAGAATGGCTACTTCAGTTTGCATCAGGTATCAAG ACTATTTTGCTGGTACCAGTGCTTCCACATGGTGTTTTGCAACTAGGGTCCTTAGAAGAG GTTGCTGAAGATGTCAATGTAGTAGCGAATGTCAAAGGTAGATTCTTTAACCTTCACAGTGTAACAGGAGATGCTTCAACTTCCCCCTTAAAGGAGGAATTTCAAGCTGAGCCATCATGCCCACTCGTATCTTGTGCCATTTCCATTGAAAGCTTGAATGCACCATCTACTACTGCATTTACATCAGTGGAGACCAAAGATTTAAATCATTCAATAGCTGTGACCAAAGtcaagttaaataataaaaatttgtcCTCTGCAAGTCAAGTTCAACCCCTGATAACTATTGAAGATTCATTTATGCCAGATGGAAAAGATCTGCTAGAAGCTTCTCTTCAGTATGAAAGAGAAAATAGGATTTATGTGCCACCTATTAGTCCTGCTGAAATATCAGCTCCAAGTGTATCTATAAATGCCAGCCAACTGGAGATTGCGGAGAGCAAGCTGTTTGAGCTGTCTTGTCTGATGGAAGAACTGAAGGCATATCCTGACTGTAATGAGTACAATTTGGGAATGCCTGGAGAATTCTCTAATGGAATTATGAGTTCTTATCCTGCTGGTGGAATAGTAGGGGAACCATCTGGAGGCAAGGCTACTATGGATACAAATACATTTCCTGAGGACAGTGAATTGCATAAAGTGCTTGGACCGAGACAGACCAATGAAAGGTTGTGGGATTCATCTTTCTTGGCTGAGTATACCTGTGGCACCTCATGTTTCACCTGCAACAAAGATCCAAGTAAAAAAACTGAGGCATCTTGGTTTGCTAGAGAAGGTGATGCTGGATATCTGTTGGAAGCTGTCGTTGCCAATGCATGTAGTGGTTCAGATGACACTTCTATTACATCTGATAGTTTCAAGTCATCTACTACTTTGTCAGGAAACTTTGCTGCGTCCTCTAAACCTCAAAACCATTCAAAAGCAAGTACCTTGGTGAAGAATGATTCTACACCATGGAACCATCTTAGATCAGCATGTGTTATCGGGAGCAAGAACTCTGATAATCCTTCAAGTACTTTAAGGAGCATGATGGACACAATTTTTAACAAGGAACAGCATGAAAGAGTATCTGACAGAGCACATTTTCAGAAAGGGCATAAAGCAACTGTCAGCAAAAGAAGGGCCAAACCTGCTGATAACCAAAGGCCAAGACCAAGGGATAGACAGCTGATTCAAGATCGGGTGAAGGAGTTGCGAGATCTTGTTCCCAATGGGGCAAAG TGTAGCATTGATGGACTTTTGGATCGAACCATAAGGCACATGCTGTATTTACAAAGTGTAACTGATCAGGCTGAGAAGTTGAGGCAATGCATGCATAAGGAG CTTGATGGTGACGAGGATTGGAGTTCTTACGATACCAAGGAAAACTGCCAAAGTGGAACAAGCTGGGCGTACGAATTTGGAAATGAGTTCCTAGCCTGCCCTATACTTGTGGAAGATCTTGCATGTCCTGGACACATGCTCATTGAG ATGCTTTGTAATGAGAACTGCCTCTTCTTAGAGATTGCCCAAGTGATTCGGGGCTTAGAGTTGACCATCTTGAAGGGCGTACTGGAAAGCCGATCAAACAACACATGGGCTAGGTTTGTTGTAGAG GCTTCCAAGGGATTCCACAGACTGGATATCTTCTGGCCTCTGATGCAGCTTCTGCAGCGCAAAAGGAGTCCTATCTCGAGCAAGATTTGA
- the LOC110623413 gene encoding transcription factor LHW isoform X4: MGTTALRQLLKSLCHDSLWHYAVLWKLRHESPAVVGRVAFTRVHCWVSFSNIFTGDVQLIPKCPEEWLLQFASGIKTILLVPVLPHGVLQLGSLEEVAEDVNVVANVKGRFFNLHSVTGDASTSPLKEEFQAEPSCPLVSCAISIESLNAPSTTAFTSVETKDLNHSIAVTKVKLNNKNLSSASQVQPLITIEDSFMPDGKDLLEASLQYERENRIYVPPISPAEISAPSVSINASQLEIAESKLFELSCLMEELKAYPDCNEYNLGMPGEFSNGIMSSYPAGGIVGEPSGGKATMDTNTFPEDSELHKVLGPRQTNERLWDSSFLAEYTCGTSCFTCNKDPSKKTEASWFAREGDAGYLLEAVVANACSGSDDTSITSDSFKSSTTLSGNFAASSKPQNHSKASTLVKNDSTPWNHLRSACVIGSKNSDNPSSTLRSMMDTIFNKEQHERVSDRAHFQKGHKATVSKRRAKPADNQRPRPRDRQLIQDRVKELRDLVPNGAKCSIDGLLDRTIRHMLYLQSVTDQAEKLRQCMHKELDGDEDWSSYDTKENCQSGTSWAYEFGNEFLACPILVEDLACPGHMLIEMLCNENCLFLEIAQVIRGLELTILKGVLESRSNNTWARFVVEASKGFHRLDIFWPLMQLLQRKRSPISSKI, from the exons ATGGGAACTACTGCTTTGAGGCAGCTGTTGAAAAGTCTTTGCCATGATTCACTCTGGCATTATGCCGTGCTATGGAAGCTTAGGCATGAGAGCCCAGC ggTTGTTGGCAGAGTTGCTTTTACAAGGGTCCATTGCTGGGTTTCCTTCAGCAATATTTTCACTGGTGATGTCCAGTTAATTCCCAAG TGTCCAGAAGAATGGCTACTTCAGTTTGCATCAGGTATCAAG ACTATTTTGCTGGTACCAGTGCTTCCACATGGTGTTTTGCAACTAGGGTCCTTAGAAGAG GTTGCTGAAGATGTCAATGTAGTAGCGAATGTCAAAGGTAGATTCTTTAACCTTCACAGTGTAACAGGAGATGCTTCAACTTCCCCCTTAAAGGAGGAATTTCAAGCTGAGCCATCATGCCCACTCGTATCTTGTGCCATTTCCATTGAAAGCTTGAATGCACCATCTACTACTGCATTTACATCAGTGGAGACCAAAGATTTAAATCATTCAATAGCTGTGACCAAAGtcaagttaaataataaaaatttgtcCTCTGCAAGTCAAGTTCAACCCCTGATAACTATTGAAGATTCATTTATGCCAGATGGAAAAGATCTGCTAGAAGCTTCTCTTCAGTATGAAAGAGAAAATAGGATTTATGTGCCACCTATTAGTCCTGCTGAAATATCAGCTCCAAGTGTATCTATAAATGCCAGCCAACTGGAGATTGCGGAGAGCAAGCTGTTTGAGCTGTCTTGTCTGATGGAAGAACTGAAGGCATATCCTGACTGTAATGAGTACAATTTGGGAATGCCTGGAGAATTCTCTAATGGAATTATGAGTTCTTATCCTGCTGGTGGAATAGTAGGGGAACCATCTGGAGGCAAGGCTACTATGGATACAAATACATTTCCTGAGGACAGTGAATTGCATAAAGTGCTTGGACCGAGACAGACCAATGAAAGGTTGTGGGATTCATCTTTCTTGGCTGAGTATACCTGTGGCACCTCATGTTTCACCTGCAACAAAGATCCAAGTAAAAAAACTGAGGCATCTTGGTTTGCTAGAGAAGGTGATGCTGGATATCTGTTGGAAGCTGTCGTTGCCAATGCATGTAGTGGTTCAGATGACACTTCTATTACATCTGATAGTTTCAAGTCATCTACTACTTTGTCAGGAAACTTTGCTGCGTCCTCTAAACCTCAAAACCATTCAAAAGCAAGTACCTTGGTGAAGAATGATTCTACACCATGGAACCATCTTAGATCAGCATGTGTTATCGGGAGCAAGAACTCTGATAATCCTTCAAGTACTTTAAGGAGCATGATGGACACAATTTTTAACAAGGAACAGCATGAAAGAGTATCTGACAGAGCACATTTTCAGAAAGGGCATAAAGCAACTGTCAGCAAAAGAAGGGCCAAACCTGCTGATAACCAAAGGCCAAGACCAAGGGATAGACAGCTGATTCAAGATCGGGTGAAGGAGTTGCGAGATCTTGTTCCCAATGGGGCAAAG TGTAGCATTGATGGACTTTTGGATCGAACCATAAGGCACATGCTGTATTTACAAAGTGTAACTGATCAGGCTGAGAAGTTGAGGCAATGCATGCATAAGGAG CTTGATGGTGACGAGGATTGGAGTTCTTACGATACCAAGGAAAACTGCCAAAGTGGAACAAGCTGGGCGTACGAATTTGGAAATGAGTTCCTAGCCTGCCCTATACTTGTGGAAGATCTTGCATGTCCTGGACACATGCTCATTGAG ATGCTTTGTAATGAGAACTGCCTCTTCTTAGAGATTGCCCAAGTGATTCGGGGCTTAGAGTTGACCATCTTGAAGGGCGTACTGGAAAGCCGATCAAACAACACATGGGCTAGGTTTGTTGTAGAG GCTTCCAAGGGATTCCACAGACTGGATATCTTCTGGCCTCTGATGCAGCTTCTGCAGCGCAAAAGGAGTCCTATCTCGAGCAAGATTTGA